One Podarcis muralis chromosome 1, rPodMur119.hap1.1, whole genome shotgun sequence genomic window carries:
- the MOB2 gene encoding MOB kinase activator 2 isoform X5 produces MVGDHCNLSGERPVLAQTPKTGLSCKMVLQAVGKVLRKSKGKPNGKKPAPEEKKLYLEPEYTKSRITDFEFKELVMLPREIDLNEWLASNTTTFFHHINLQYSTISEFCTGDTCQTMAVCNTQYYWYDERGKKIKCTAPQYVDFVMSSVQKLVTDEDVFPTKYGKEFPNSFESLVKKICKYLFHVLAHIYSSHFKETLALELHGHLNTLYIHFILFIREFNLVDPKETTIMDDLTEVLCSTSGSSSSNGSGNGSGGSGSSSSSGAGAQNHVKER; encoded by the exons ATGGTTGGGGATCATTGTAACCTCAGCGGCGAAAGACCAGTACTTGCCCAAACTCCCAAAACTGGATTAAGCTGCAAAATGGTTCTTCAGGCAGTGGGCAAAGTATTAAG gAAATCCAAGGGAAAACCAAATGGTAAAAAGCCAGCACCAGAAGAAAAGAAACTCTACCTAGAGCCGGAATACACAAAGTCAAGGATTACTGACTTTGAATTCAAAGAGTTAGTCATGCTACCACGGGAAATAGACCTTAATGAGTGGCTAGCTAGCAACA CAACAACCTTTTTCCACCATATCAATTTACAATATAGTACAATCTCTGAATTTTGTACGGGAGATACATGTCAGACCATGGCAGTGTGCAATAC ACAATACTACTGGTATGATGAGCGGGGAAAGAAAATCAAGTGTACTGCTCCTCAATATGTTGACTTCGTCATGAGTTCAGTGCAGAAGCTAGTAACAGATGAGGATGTCTTTCCTACAAAATATG GCAAGGAATTCCCCAACTCTTTTGAGTCTCTAGTGAAGAAGATCTGCAAGTACCTGTTTCATGTGCTAGCCCACATCTACTCCTCACACTTCAAGGAAACGTTGGCACTGGAGCTGCATGGACATTTGAACACACTCTACATACACTTCATCCTATTCATCAGGGAGTTCAACCTGGTGGACCCTAAAGAAACCACCATCATGGACGACCTCACGGAGGTCCTCTGTAGCACCAGtgggagcagcagcagtaatGGGAGCGGCAACGGCagtggtggcagcggcagcagcagcagcagcggcgcaggAGCACAGAACCATGTGAAGGAGAGATGA
- the MOB2 gene encoding MOB kinase activator 2 isoform X3, whose amino-acid sequence MDWLMGKSKGKPNGKKPAPEEKKLYLEPEYTKSRITDFEFKELVMLPREIDLNEWLASNTTTFFHHINLQYSTISEFCTGDTCQTMAVCNTQYYWYDERGKKIKCTAPQYVDFVMSSVQKLVTDEDVFPTKYGKEFPNSFESLVKKICKYLFHVLAHIYSSHFKETLALELHGHLNTLYIHFILFIREFNLVDPKETTIMDDLTEVLCSTSGSSSSNGSGNGSGGSGSSSSSGAGAQNHVKER is encoded by the exons gAAATCCAAGGGAAAACCAAATGGTAAAAAGCCAGCACCAGAAGAAAAGAAACTCTACCTAGAGCCGGAATACACAAAGTCAAGGATTACTGACTTTGAATTCAAAGAGTTAGTCATGCTACCACGGGAAATAGACCTTAATGAGTGGCTAGCTAGCAACA CAACAACCTTTTTCCACCATATCAATTTACAATATAGTACAATCTCTGAATTTTGTACGGGAGATACATGTCAGACCATGGCAGTGTGCAATAC ACAATACTACTGGTATGATGAGCGGGGAAAGAAAATCAAGTGTACTGCTCCTCAATATGTTGACTTCGTCATGAGTTCAGTGCAGAAGCTAGTAACAGATGAGGATGTCTTTCCTACAAAATATG GCAAGGAATTCCCCAACTCTTTTGAGTCTCTAGTGAAGAAGATCTGCAAGTACCTGTTTCATGTGCTAGCCCACATCTACTCCTCACACTTCAAGGAAACGTTGGCACTGGAGCTGCATGGACATTTGAACACACTCTACATACACTTCATCCTATTCATCAGGGAGTTCAACCTGGTGGACCCTAAAGAAACCACCATCATGGACGACCTCACGGAGGTCCTCTGTAGCACCAGtgggagcagcagcagtaatGGGAGCGGCAACGGCagtggtggcagcggcagcagcagcagcagcggcgcaggAGCACAGAACCATGTGAAGGAGAGATGA
- the MOB2 gene encoding MOB kinase activator 2 isoform X2, whose protein sequence is MRLKRNGSYTLNRKSKGKPNGKKPAPEEKKLYLEPEYTKSRITDFEFKELVMLPREIDLNEWLASNTTTFFHHINLQYSTISEFCTGDTCQTMAVCNTQYYWYDERGKKIKCTAPQYVDFVMSSVQKLVTDEDVFPTKYGKEFPNSFESLVKKICKYLFHVLAHIYSSHFKETLALELHGHLNTLYIHFILFIREFNLVDPKETTIMDDLTEVLCSTSGSSSSNGSGNGSGGSGSSSSSGAGAQNHVKER, encoded by the exons gAAATCCAAGGGAAAACCAAATGGTAAAAAGCCAGCACCAGAAGAAAAGAAACTCTACCTAGAGCCGGAATACACAAAGTCAAGGATTACTGACTTTGAATTCAAAGAGTTAGTCATGCTACCACGGGAAATAGACCTTAATGAGTGGCTAGCTAGCAACA CAACAACCTTTTTCCACCATATCAATTTACAATATAGTACAATCTCTGAATTTTGTACGGGAGATACATGTCAGACCATGGCAGTGTGCAATAC ACAATACTACTGGTATGATGAGCGGGGAAAGAAAATCAAGTGTACTGCTCCTCAATATGTTGACTTCGTCATGAGTTCAGTGCAGAAGCTAGTAACAGATGAGGATGTCTTTCCTACAAAATATG GCAAGGAATTCCCCAACTCTTTTGAGTCTCTAGTGAAGAAGATCTGCAAGTACCTGTTTCATGTGCTAGCCCACATCTACTCCTCACACTTCAAGGAAACGTTGGCACTGGAGCTGCATGGACATTTGAACACACTCTACATACACTTCATCCTATTCATCAGGGAGTTCAACCTGGTGGACCCTAAAGAAACCACCATCATGGACGACCTCACGGAGGTCCTCTGTAGCACCAGtgggagcagcagcagtaatGGGAGCGGCAACGGCagtggtggcagcggcagcagcagcagcagcggcgcaggAGCACAGAACCATGTGAAGGAGAGATGA
- the MOB2 gene encoding MOB kinase activator 2 isoform X1, with product MEHHNSWLGILCCWKARNTKWKSKGKPNGKKPAPEEKKLYLEPEYTKSRITDFEFKELVMLPREIDLNEWLASNTTTFFHHINLQYSTISEFCTGDTCQTMAVCNTQYYWYDERGKKIKCTAPQYVDFVMSSVQKLVTDEDVFPTKYGKEFPNSFESLVKKICKYLFHVLAHIYSSHFKETLALELHGHLNTLYIHFILFIREFNLVDPKETTIMDDLTEVLCSTSGSSSSNGSGNGSGGSGSSSSSGAGAQNHVKER from the exons gAAATCCAAGGGAAAACCAAATGGTAAAAAGCCAGCACCAGAAGAAAAGAAACTCTACCTAGAGCCGGAATACACAAAGTCAAGGATTACTGACTTTGAATTCAAAGAGTTAGTCATGCTACCACGGGAAATAGACCTTAATGAGTGGCTAGCTAGCAACA CAACAACCTTTTTCCACCATATCAATTTACAATATAGTACAATCTCTGAATTTTGTACGGGAGATACATGTCAGACCATGGCAGTGTGCAATAC ACAATACTACTGGTATGATGAGCGGGGAAAGAAAATCAAGTGTACTGCTCCTCAATATGTTGACTTCGTCATGAGTTCAGTGCAGAAGCTAGTAACAGATGAGGATGTCTTTCCTACAAAATATG GCAAGGAATTCCCCAACTCTTTTGAGTCTCTAGTGAAGAAGATCTGCAAGTACCTGTTTCATGTGCTAGCCCACATCTACTCCTCACACTTCAAGGAAACGTTGGCACTGGAGCTGCATGGACATTTGAACACACTCTACATACACTTCATCCTATTCATCAGGGAGTTCAACCTGGTGGACCCTAAAGAAACCACCATCATGGACGACCTCACGGAGGTCCTCTGTAGCACCAGtgggagcagcagcagtaatGGGAGCGGCAACGGCagtggtggcagcggcagcagcagcagcagcggcgcaggAGCACAGAACCATGTGAAGGAGAGATGA
- the MOB2 gene encoding MOB kinase activator 2 isoform X4 — MLPREIDLNEWLASNTTTFFHHINLQYSTISEFCTGDTCQTMAVCNTQYYWYDERGKKIKCTAPQYVDFVMSSVQKLVTDEDVFPTKYGKEFPNSFESLVKKICKYLFHVLAHIYSSHFKETLALELHGHLNTLYIHFILFIREFNLVDPKETTIMDDLTEVLCSTSGSSSSNGSGNGSGGSGSSSSSGAGAQNHVKER, encoded by the exons ATGCTACCACGGGAAATAGACCTTAATGAGTGGCTAGCTAGCAACA CAACAACCTTTTTCCACCATATCAATTTACAATATAGTACAATCTCTGAATTTTGTACGGGAGATACATGTCAGACCATGGCAGTGTGCAATAC ACAATACTACTGGTATGATGAGCGGGGAAAGAAAATCAAGTGTACTGCTCCTCAATATGTTGACTTCGTCATGAGTTCAGTGCAGAAGCTAGTAACAGATGAGGATGTCTTTCCTACAAAATATG GCAAGGAATTCCCCAACTCTTTTGAGTCTCTAGTGAAGAAGATCTGCAAGTACCTGTTTCATGTGCTAGCCCACATCTACTCCTCACACTTCAAGGAAACGTTGGCACTGGAGCTGCATGGACATTTGAACACACTCTACATACACTTCATCCTATTCATCAGGGAGTTCAACCTGGTGGACCCTAAAGAAACCACCATCATGGACGACCTCACGGAGGTCCTCTGTAGCACCAGtgggagcagcagcagtaatGGGAGCGGCAACGGCagtggtggcagcggcagcagcagcagcagcggcgcaggAGCACAGAACCATGTGAAGGAGAGATGA